Proteins encoded in a region of the Zea mays cultivar B73 chromosome 2, Zm-B73-REFERENCE-NAM-5.0, whole genome shotgun sequence genome:
- the LOC109944361 gene encoding uncharacterized protein — MCDKFKGCCSVCKTRCIEAVVDSVKIMVEAMSIKHQEILNSIDPLVKTMAVKSNEKYTHTDINVQPAIVKSDEKVVVADIVESSDRKGLGVGTSNPLVTVPIHLNTPVVYRSDANTATSVKPPAERVHPLNKRFHFSKTDKLGRFPRTNLFSPVGLFDLHISDDESDHKKNTAPDNAICPHGSDVIPIGLGHSALPTCTHGVHPTPPNVVLQPLVKSHANSSRSLIELCPESDTTAVANIDVPEKVVSVLVSHAQKSHADGAVPPVNATFFEPTLACNLSTLNSTEMPRKSEGISGKNQDVIVIDDHVRAVQEVHNVVGEMVGASLHGFFRISTIGLL, encoded by the exons ATGTGCGACAAGTTCAAGGGTTGTTGTTCGGTTTGCAAGACAAGGTGCATTGAAGCTGTAGTCGATTCTGTGAAAATTATGGTTGAAGCAATGTCTATCAAGCATCAGGAGATTTTGAATTCCATAGACCCTCTAGTGAAAACGATGGCTGTTAAGTCAAATGAGAAATACACCCATACTGATATCAATGTGCAACCAGCTATTGTTAAGTCAGATGAGAAAGTCGTTGTTGCGGACATTGTTGAGTCATCTGATAGGAAAGGTCTTGGTGTGGGTACTAGCAATCCACTGGTAACAGTGCCCATACATCTGAACACACCAGTCGTTTACAGGTCGGATGCAAATACTGCAACTTCTGTGAAGCCCCCAGCGG AGCGTGTTCATCCACTCAATAAGCGATTCCATTTCTCCAAAACTGACAAGTTGGGTCGCTTTCCACGTACAAACCTCTTCTCACCTGTGGGTCTTTTTGACCTCCACATTTCAGATGATGAAAGTGACCACAAAAAAAATACTGCACCTGATAATGCTATATGTCCACATGGGTCAGATGTCATTCCAATCGGGTTAGGTCATTCTGCTTTGCCTACATGCACCCATGGTGTTCACCCTACTCCTCCCAATGTTGTATTACAACCTTTAGTTAAGTCACATGCAAATTCCTCTAGAAGCCTTATTGAGCTGTGTCCTGAAAGTGATACAACAGCAGTAGCCAACATTGATGTACCAGAGAAGGTTGTTTCTGTGCTAGTTTCTCATGCTCAAAAG TCTCATGCTGATGGGGCAGTTCCTCCAGTGAATGCCACATTCTTTGAGCCAACATTAGCATGTAATCTTTCAACACTGAACTCAACAGAAATgcctaggaagtccgaagggataaGTGGCAAAAATCAAGATGTTATTGTTATTGACGATCATGTGAGAGCGGTTCAGGAG GTTCACAATGTTGTTGGTGAAATGGTTGGTGCTAGTTTACATG GGTTCTTCAGAATTTCAACTATTGGTCTGCTCTGA
- the LOC103647512 gene encoding ribonucleoside-diphosphate reductase large subunit-like, whose protein sequence is MKNAARLDSEIIYDRDFDYDYFGFKTLERSYLLKLDGKVVERLQQMLMKVSLGIHKEDIESAIRTYHLMSQRWFTHASPMLFSMLARRGPNCFLICMKDDIIEGIYETLKECAVISKSAGGIGVSVHNIRATESYIRGTNGTSNGIVLMLRVFNDTARYVDQGGGKRKVHFAVYLEPWHADIFEFFDLRKNPRKVLKESSDEEREQAEEMMKY, encoded by the exons ATGAAG AATGCTGCTCGCTTGGACAGTGAGATAATTTATGATAGGGATTTCGACTACGACTATTTTGGCTTCAAAACTCTAGAGAGGTCTTACCTGTTGAAGCTTGATGGTAAGGTCGTTGAAAGGCTACAACAGATGTTAATGAAGGTTTCACTGGGGATACACAAGGAAGACATCGAGTCTGCCATCAGGACGTACCATCTGATGTCCCAGCGCTGGTTTACTCATGCTTCACCGATGCTTTTTTCAATGCTGGCACGTCGAGGCCCCAA CTGTTTTCTTATATGCATGAAAGATGACATCATTGAGGGAATCTATGAAACCCTCAAAGAGTGTGCTGTAATAAGCAAATCTGCTGGAGGAATTGGTGTCTCAGTTCATAATATCCGTGCTACTGAGAGTTATATTCGAGGAACAAATGGAACATCAAATGGAATTGTTCTTATGTTACGTGTCTTTAATGATACTGCTCGCTATGTTGATCAGGGTGGTGGCAAAAGAAAG GTGCATTTTGCTGTATACTTGGAGCCTTGGCATGCTGATATTTTTGAGTTCTTTGATCTGAGAAAGAACCCCAGGAAG GTTCTTAAGGAATCAAGTGACGAGGAAAGGGAGCAAGCTGAAGAGATGATGAAGTACTAG